One Corynebacterium tuberculostearicum DNA window includes the following coding sequences:
- a CDS encoding anthranilate synthase component II — MTSPHIVLLDNHDSFVYNLVDALAGFDTTVFRNTVAVQDVMRAQPDIIVLSPGPGHPRDAGCMMELIDAALGTIPILGVCLGFQALLEHHGGAVEPCGPVHGKSVPMTLTEAGVMHPVFQGLATDTEPDQPGHLGTQVPVARYHSLGCTDLPRGMRCLAHTATDIGEVAMAAETDDGSALGFQFHPESILTPRGPLMLERCIHQLYTHTTMDTEH, encoded by the coding sequence ATGACCTCGCCGCATATTGTCCTTTTGGATAACCACGATTCTTTTGTCTACAACCTCGTCGATGCCCTCGCTGGGTTCGATACCACCGTGTTTCGCAATACCGTTGCGGTCCAAGACGTGATGCGCGCGCAGCCCGACATTATTGTGCTTTCCCCGGGCCCCGGTCATCCACGGGACGCCGGCTGCATGATGGAGCTTATCGACGCCGCCCTAGGCACCATCCCGATCCTCGGCGTGTGCCTCGGCTTCCAAGCGCTACTCGAGCACCACGGCGGCGCAGTCGAACCGTGCGGGCCCGTACACGGGAAATCCGTCCCGATGACTCTTACCGAGGCCGGGGTAATGCACCCCGTCTTTCAGGGCCTTGCCACTGATACCGAGCCGGACCAACCGGGTCACCTCGGTACGCAGGTTCCAGTGGCACGCTATCACTCCCTTGGCTGTACGGACCTCCCGCGGGGAATGCGTTGTCTCGCGCACACGGCAACGGACATCGGAGAGGTAGCCATGGCGGCCGAGACGGATGACGGTAGCGCCCTCGGCTTCCAGTTCCACCCCGAGTCTATCCTCACGCCCCGCGGCCCCCTCATGCTCGAGCGTTGCATTCATCAATTATATACGCACACCACTATGGATACGGAGCACTAA
- a CDS encoding anthranilate synthase component 1, translating into MPYTATRDIPYDSDAAAIFDGLAQPHDSLLLESADIETKKNLNCLAVLKAALKVTCHGQTVEVRALTEAGESLLRSLEERFHHRLVSRETTTAAFEFSLSTHPDERERLLAESTADILRFLQLEANYSSPLLPFLGGGFAYDYLATFEELPEVEPGANTYPDYEFLVAQTVLAVDHLQGTAHLEGWDIDDKRLREELDSLASLPAAARPAAPQRERIRAVADVDDAGFRAGVDKLKGNIHAGDIYQVVPARAFTVECPNALAAYRALRETNPSPYMFYLRGAAYELFGASPESNLKFTPKDRQVQLYPIAGTRPRGLNPDGSINHELDIRNELDMRTDQKEIVEHTMLVDLARNDLVRVAVPRSRQVAELLHVDRYSRVMHLVSRVTATLHPDFDALDAYRACMNMGTLTGAPKLRATELVRRTEGKRRGSYGGAVGYLRGDGAMDNCIVIRSAYVQDGTAVVQAGAGVVKDSVPQAEADETVHKAYAVLHAIAMAHGAELEVQR; encoded by the coding sequence ATGCCATACACCGCCACTCGCGATATACCCTACGACAGCGACGCGGCCGCGATTTTTGACGGCCTCGCACAACCGCACGACTCCCTATTGCTCGAGAGCGCAGACATTGAGACCAAGAAGAATCTCAACTGCCTCGCCGTGCTCAAGGCGGCCCTGAAAGTAACGTGCCACGGCCAGACGGTAGAGGTACGCGCCCTCACGGAGGCAGGGGAGTCGCTCCTTCGTTCCCTGGAGGAGCGGTTCCACCATCGCTTAGTTTCACGTGAAACTACCACCGCGGCTTTCGAGTTCTCGCTGTCCACACACCCCGACGAGCGGGAGCGGCTTCTTGCCGAATCTACCGCCGATATTTTGCGGTTCCTGCAATTAGAAGCCAATTATTCCTCTCCTTTATTGCCGTTCCTTGGGGGTGGATTCGCTTATGACTACCTCGCTACTTTCGAGGAACTGCCCGAGGTTGAGCCCGGGGCCAACACCTACCCGGACTATGAATTCTTGGTAGCCCAAACCGTCCTCGCAGTGGACCACCTGCAAGGGACTGCGCACCTAGAAGGCTGGGACATCGACGACAAGCGTCTGCGGGAAGAGTTGGATTCTCTTGCCTCACTGCCGGCCGCCGCTCGTCCCGCGGCGCCGCAAAGGGAAAGGATCCGGGCGGTGGCCGATGTGGATGATGCAGGGTTTCGGGCGGGCGTCGACAAGCTTAAAGGCAATATTCACGCCGGTGATATCTACCAAGTAGTGCCCGCGCGCGCCTTCACCGTGGAATGCCCCAACGCCCTGGCTGCCTACCGAGCACTGCGCGAGACCAACCCCTCGCCTTATATGTTCTACCTCCGCGGTGCCGCCTATGAGCTCTTCGGCGCCTCGCCGGAATCAAACCTCAAATTCACGCCAAAAGATAGGCAGGTCCAGCTCTATCCCATTGCCGGAACCCGGCCGCGCGGGCTCAACCCGGATGGCAGCATCAACCATGAACTAGATATCCGCAACGAGCTGGACATGCGTACAGACCAGAAGGAGATTGTGGAACACACGATGCTGGTTGATCTTGCACGCAATGACCTCGTTCGCGTGGCCGTGCCCCGTAGCCGGCAGGTAGCAGAACTCCTGCACGTTGACCGCTACTCGCGAGTGATGCACTTGGTCTCCCGCGTCACGGCGACGCTCCACCCAGACTTCGATGCGCTCGATGCCTACCGTGCGTGCATGAATATGGGAACGCTTACGGGAGCACCCAAACTGCGCGCCACCGAACTGGTGCGCCGCACGGAGGGAAAGCGCCGCGGCTCCTATGGCGGGGCGGTGGGATACCTGCGCGGCGATGGAGCCATGGATAACTGCATCGTCATCCGCTCGGCCTACGTCCAGGACGGCACCGCAGTGGTACAAGCCGGCGCCGGCGTGGTCAAGGATTCCGTGCCGCAAGCCGAGGCCGATGAAACGGTGCATAAGGCCTACGCCGTCCTCCATGCCATCGCTATGGCACACGGAGCCGAATTGGAGGTACAGCGATGA
- a CDS encoding MFS transporter: MTPPESAAAKPQLITPTFVLAWVANFCQFLVFYLFVTTMALYAVESFGASDTVGGFASSAFVLGATCMRVFSGWIVDRVGHKKAALASLAFVTVVAVAYFFAHNVAVLIIVRMVHGAAYALTSTALMAVAQSVIPHERRAEGTGYFALGTTLATAFGPAIGLLLANNIGYTTLFAVALGANIVSLILALVLRYPAEVSSEKPAFSLRNAVHPNVVPIGLFMLLVGIAYSGVVTYLNAYARKEDLATGAGLFFIGYAVTMLIMRFFLGRIQDHKGDNAVMYLGLAAFVVALLIMGFPTNDVMLVVAGACTGLGFGTLSPACQAISVRSVSAAQLGAGISTMFLLMDLGIGLAPFGLGPIVAATGFDTMYLILAGLVVIAAIYYFFVHGRFPKAKGHHLSFEEGK; the protein is encoded by the coding sequence ATGACGCCTCCCGAATCTGCAGCGGCTAAGCCGCAGCTGATTACGCCTACGTTTGTCCTCGCGTGGGTGGCTAATTTTTGTCAGTTCTTGGTCTTTTACCTGTTCGTAACCACCATGGCCCTCTACGCGGTAGAGAGCTTCGGGGCATCGGATACCGTGGGCGGTTTCGCCTCCAGTGCCTTTGTTTTGGGCGCGACGTGCATGCGCGTGTTCTCTGGCTGGATCGTGGACCGCGTGGGCCACAAGAAGGCGGCCTTGGCTTCCCTAGCCTTCGTCACAGTAGTAGCTGTGGCGTACTTTTTTGCGCATAATGTTGCGGTCTTGATTATCGTGCGAATGGTGCACGGCGCGGCCTATGCCTTGACCTCCACCGCACTTATGGCCGTGGCGCAGTCCGTTATCCCACACGAACGCCGTGCGGAAGGCACCGGATACTTCGCCCTGGGCACTACCCTAGCAACCGCGTTTGGTCCAGCTATCGGCCTGTTATTGGCTAATAACATCGGCTACACCACGCTTTTTGCTGTCGCCCTTGGTGCAAATATTGTTTCCCTGATCCTGGCCTTGGTGCTGCGTTATCCGGCCGAGGTTTCCTCCGAAAAGCCGGCCTTTAGTCTGCGCAATGCCGTGCACCCCAACGTGGTTCCTATCGGTCTATTCATGCTCCTAGTCGGCATCGCCTACTCCGGCGTGGTGACCTACCTCAACGCCTACGCCCGCAAGGAAGACCTGGCCACCGGCGCAGGGCTCTTCTTTATCGGCTATGCGGTCACGATGCTCATCATGCGCTTCTTCTTGGGCCGTATCCAGGACCATAAGGGTGATAATGCCGTAATGTACCTCGGCTTGGCTGCCTTTGTCGTGGCCCTGCTGATCATGGGCTTCCCCACCAATGACGTCATGCTGGTGGTCGCGGGCGCCTGCACCGGCTTGGGTTTCGGCACCCTCAGCCCCGCCTGCCAAGCCATCTCCGTGCGCTCGGTGTCTGCCGCGCAGTTGGGAGCCGGTATCTCCACCATGTTCCTGCTCATGGACCTCGGCATTGGCCTGGCCCCGTTTGGCTTGGGCCCCATCGTTGCGGCAACTGGCTTTGACACGATGTATCTCATTCTCGCGGGTCTCGTGGTCATCGCCGCTATCTACTACTTCTTCGTGCACGGCCGCTTCCCTAAGGCGAAGGGGCACCATCTGAGCTTTGAAGAGGGAAAGTAA
- a CDS encoding NAD-dependent succinate-semialdehyde dehydrogenase has product MNMSIDQKELLAKVPTQLLIGGQWRDASSGETFDVENPATGATIATLSSANSDDAVAALDAACAVQDEWARTTPRERADILRRAFELVHERADEFATLMTLEMGKPFAESQGEVTYGAEYLRWFSEEATRDYGRYSPVPEGTLRMVTRRKPVGPCLLITPWNFPLAMATRKVAPAVAAGCTMVLKPAKLTPLTAQYFAQTMLDAGLPQGVLNVVSGSSASAISEPLLADARLRKLSFTGSTPVGKTLLKGAADNVLRTSMELGGNAPFIVFEDADIDQAVAGAMGAKMRNIGEACTAANRFVVHESVAEEFTQKLATEFEKLVVGDGMDEGVTCGPLIEAKAFDNVAALVEDAVDKGATVVTGGTRGEGAGHFYAPTILSNVSRETRVAQEEIFGPVAPILTFKDESEALEIANDTEYGLASYVYTENSDRLWRVADGLEFGLMGFNAGVISNAAAPFGGVKHSGLGREGGAEGIEEYTSVQYLGIRDPYAGA; this is encoded by the coding sequence ATGAATATGAGCATCGATCAGAAGGAACTACTAGCGAAGGTCCCCACTCAGCTTTTGATTGGCGGACAGTGGCGCGACGCGTCCTCCGGCGAGACCTTTGACGTAGAAAATCCGGCGACGGGCGCGACCATCGCCACGCTGTCTTCCGCTAATTCTGATGATGCGGTGGCTGCCCTCGATGCTGCCTGTGCGGTACAAGATGAGTGGGCGCGCACCACCCCGCGCGAGCGCGCCGATATTCTCCGCCGCGCCTTTGAATTGGTACACGAGCGCGCCGATGAGTTCGCCACCCTGATGACCCTTGAAATGGGAAAGCCTTTTGCTGAGTCCCAAGGTGAGGTCACCTATGGCGCGGAATATTTGCGGTGGTTTAGTGAGGAAGCCACGCGCGATTATGGCCGCTACTCCCCTGTCCCGGAAGGCACCTTGCGCATGGTTACTCGCCGCAAGCCTGTGGGTCCGTGCCTATTGATTACGCCGTGGAACTTCCCGCTCGCCATGGCCACCCGAAAGGTTGCCCCGGCCGTTGCAGCGGGCTGCACCATGGTCCTGAAGCCGGCCAAGCTGACGCCGCTCACCGCGCAGTACTTCGCGCAGACCATGCTCGATGCCGGCCTGCCACAGGGTGTGCTCAATGTTGTCTCCGGAAGCTCCGCCTCGGCTATTTCGGAGCCCTTGCTTGCCGACGCCCGCTTGCGCAAGCTCTCCTTCACCGGTTCTACCCCAGTGGGCAAAACCCTCCTCAAGGGTGCCGCGGATAATGTCTTGCGCACCTCTATGGAGCTAGGCGGTAATGCACCGTTCATTGTTTTCGAGGATGCGGATATTGACCAAGCCGTAGCGGGAGCCATGGGTGCGAAGATGCGCAATATTGGCGAGGCCTGCACCGCGGCCAACCGCTTCGTGGTGCACGAGTCCGTGGCGGAGGAGTTTACGCAGAAGCTGGCAACAGAGTTTGAGAAGCTCGTCGTTGGCGATGGCATGGACGAAGGCGTGACGTGTGGTCCGCTGATTGAGGCTAAGGCATTCGATAATGTCGCAGCCCTGGTTGAGGATGCGGTGGACAAGGGTGCGACCGTTGTCACCGGTGGCACTCGCGGCGAGGGCGCGGGCCACTTCTATGCGCCCACAATCCTGAGCAATGTTTCACGTGAAACTCGCGTGGCCCAAGAAGAAATTTTTGGACCGGTCGCGCCCATCCTTACCTTTAAGGATGAATCGGAAGCGCTAGAGATTGCGAACGATACGGAGTACGGACTTGCCTCCTATGTATATACGGAAAATTCCGATCGCCTCTGGCGCGTTGCCGACGGCCTCGAGTTTGGCTTGATGGGATTCAATGCCGGTGTCATCTCCAATGCCGCTGCCCCATTCGGCGGAGTCAAGCACTCTGGTTTAGGACGCGAAGGCGGCGCCGAGGGTATTGAGGAATATACCTCGGTGCAGTACTTGGGTATCCGTGATCCTTATGCCGGTGCCTAG
- the trpD gene encoding anthranilate phosphoribosyltransferase produces the protein MNHHPLRTLQAFLNNPQPTIEEAMEVFTPLAVGDYDDIHIAALLTHIRTRGETFADIAGAAKAFLKVGYPFPITGEGLMDSAGTGGDGANTINITTGASLVAAAGGVKMIKHGNRSISSKSGSADVLEALNIPLDLDAARAVRQFKASNFTFLFAPAYNPAVAHVQPVRKALGIPTIFNTLGPLLSPGRPSLQIMGIANPAQGQVIAEVFRELGRKRALVVHGAGTDEIATHGTTQAWELNDGEIASYELTPEDLGIKRHELADLVGGDGAANAQALRAVFAGRGEPAHCDAIAATAGAMFYLKGTTETIAAGVTHAKELISSGTVEDWLALHENTNYAVGEES, from the coding sequence ATGAATCACCACCCCCTGCGTACCTTGCAAGCCTTCCTGAATAACCCTCAGCCCACCATCGAAGAAGCCATGGAGGTATTTACCCCCTTGGCCGTCGGCGACTACGACGATATTCATATTGCGGCGCTACTTACCCATATCCGCACCCGCGGCGAGACCTTCGCAGACATTGCCGGCGCGGCCAAAGCATTTTTGAAAGTGGGCTATCCATTCCCCATCACCGGAGAAGGACTCATGGATTCGGCCGGAACCGGTGGCGATGGCGCGAATACCATCAATATCACTACCGGCGCCTCCCTCGTTGCCGCCGCAGGGGGAGTGAAGATGATCAAGCATGGCAACCGCTCGATCTCTTCCAAGTCCGGATCCGCCGATGTACTCGAAGCCCTAAATATCCCACTGGACCTAGACGCCGCCCGAGCAGTACGCCAATTTAAAGCTTCCAACTTCACGTTCCTATTCGCCCCGGCCTACAACCCAGCAGTCGCCCACGTACAACCGGTGCGGAAGGCGCTAGGTATCCCCACCATCTTCAATACGCTAGGGCCGCTCCTGTCCCCAGGACGCCCGTCACTGCAAATCATGGGCATCGCCAACCCGGCCCAAGGCCAAGTTATCGCGGAAGTCTTCCGAGAACTCGGCCGAAAGCGCGCCTTGGTAGTCCACGGTGCTGGCACCGATGAGATTGCTACCCACGGCACGACGCAGGCCTGGGAGCTCAACGACGGAGAGATTGCCTCTTACGAGCTCACCCCAGAAGACCTCGGCATCAAGCGCCACGAACTAGCGGACCTAGTCGGCGGCGACGGCGCCGCCAATGCCCAAGCCCTCCGTGCGGTTTTTGCCGGCCGTGGCGAACCCGCCCATTGTGACGCCATTGCCGCCACCGCTGGCGCCATGTTTTACCTCAAAGGGACCACGGAGACTATCGCGGCGGGAGTCACTCACGCAAAGGAACTGATTAGCAGCGGCACTGTTGAAGATTGGCTCGCGCTCCACGAGAACACCAACTATGCCGTAGGGGAGGAGAGCTAA